From Erigeron canadensis isolate Cc75 chromosome 8, C_canadensis_v1, whole genome shotgun sequence, one genomic window encodes:
- the LOC122610894 gene encoding protein LAZ1-like, which translates to MRKIRGGEQDIVNNLMSLIILRYDDFSSTSTSQFAWTAFVAAFFVFISLTLSIFLLFQHLSAYKNPEEQKFLLGIVLMVPSYAVESFVSLLNPAISVQVEILRDCYEAFAMYCFGRYLIACLGGEKRAINFMEREGRAGLKNPLLDQKSEKGIIKHIFPMNLFLQPWPLGQRVYQIMKAGIVQYMIIKAVTSVLAVFLEAFDVYCEGDFRWDCGYPYMAVVINFSQTWALYCLVQFYEITKYELSHIHPLAKFLTFKSIVFLTWWQGVAIALLCSFKLIRSPDPQDLQFKSSIQDFIICIEMGIASMVHIYVFPSEPYKSMGDFFMGDFSVLGDYASSDCPLDPDEVRDSERPTKLRLPQPDANVKNKTAIRESVRDVFIGGGEYIVSDLRFTMNQAVVPVEKGITKFNERLHKISENIKKTDKDHTRDDSCIKERRVIRGIDDPLLNGSFSDSGENKKKRHRRSYTSVENVGESIIDQSLGFGRYQVHGSRWVTKD; encoded by the exons ATGAGGAAGATACGAGGAGGGGAACAagatattgtaaataatttgatGAGCCTTATTATTCTAAGATATGATGATttttcatcaacatcaacatcacaATTTGCATGGACAGCCTTTGTAGCAGCTTTCTTTGTTTTTATCAGTCTCACTCTTTCCATTTTCCTCTTATTCCAACATCTTTCTGCTTACAAGAACCCTGAG GAGCAGAAGTTTTTGCTAGGTATCGTACTCATGGTACCGAGTTATGCCGTTGAATCT TTTGTGTCGCTATTGAATCCAGCAATTAGTGTTCAAGTTGAGATACTGCGTGATTGCTATGAAGCTTTTGCAATGTATTGCTTTGGGAGATATCTTATTGCCTGCTTGG GGGGTGAGAAGAGGGCAATTAACTTCATGGAGAGGGAAGGGCGTGCAGGTCTAAAAAACCCCTTGCTGGACCAGAAATCCGAAAAGGgaatcattaaacatattttccCAATGAATTTATTTTTACAGCCATGGCCACTTGGTCAGAGAGTTTATCAAATAATGAAAGCTGGAATCGTACAATAT ATGATTATAAAGGCTGTTACATCTGTTTTAGCTGTCTTTCTTGAAGCCTTTGACGTATATTGTGAAGGAGACTTCAGATGGGATTGTGG GTACCCTTACATGGCTGTTGTTATTAATTTTAGTCAAACATGGGCTTTATATTGCTTAGTTCAGTTTTATGAAATCACAAAGTATGAGCTGTCACATATCCATCCACTGGCCAAGTTTCTAACATTTAAGTCAATTGTATTTCTAACTTGGTGGCAAGGTGTGGCCATTGCCCTTCTTTGTTCTTTTAAGTTGATCAGAAGTCCAGATCCCCAAGATTTGCAATTTAAATCAAGCATTCaggattttattatttgtatcgAG ATGGGGATTGCTTCTATGgttcatatatatgtgtttcCCTCAGAACCATACAAGTCAATGGGAGACTTTTTTATGGGCGATTTTTCGGTTCTTGGAGATTATGCATCTTCTGACTGTCCTTTAGACCCTGATGAGGTTAGGGACAGTGAGCGGCCCACAAAGTTACGTCTCCCACAACCTGATGCCAATGTGAAGAACAAAACCGCCATCAGAGAAAGTGTGCGCGATGTttttattggtggtggtgaataT ATTGTTAGTGATTTGAGATTCACAATGAACCAAGCTGTTGTACCTGTAGAGAAGGGGATTACAAAGTTCAATGAAAGACTGCACAAAATCTCTGAAAACATCAAAAAGACGGATAAGGATCATACAAGGGATGACAGTTGCATCAAAGAACGCAGAGTAATACGTGGAATAGATGATCCCCTTCTAAATGGAAGTTTTAGTGACAGTGGGGAGAATAAGAAAAAGAGGCATCGCCGAAGTTATACAAGTGTAGAAAATGTTGGTGAAAGTATCATTGACCAAAGCCTGGGGTTTGGTAGGTACCAGGTTCATGGAAGTAGGTGGGTTACTAAGGACTAG